AGGTGGGGGGCCTGGGTCATCGACTCGGTGCCACCGGCGACCACGATGTCGGCCTCGCCGGCACGGATCAGCTGGTCGGCCTGGGCGATGGCGTTGATGCCCGACAGGCACACCTTGTTGACGGTGATGGAGGGAACCTGCGGCGGCAGGCCTGCGGCGAGACCCGCGGTACGCGCGGGGTTCTGACCGGCACCGGCCTGGAGCACCTGGCCCAGGATCAGGTAGTCGACCTGGTCGCCGGAGACGCCGGCCTTCTCCAGCGCGCCCTTGATCGCGACACCGGCGAGGTCCGCGGCCGACAGGGTCTTGAGGGCGCCGAGGTGGCGACCGATCGGCGTACGGGCGCCGGCGACGATGACGCTGGGGTTGTCGGACATGTTTCCTCCGTGCAGACGTGTGGTCGGAACTCTTTCGAGCGTACTCGTGGGTAGCGGGACCCGGCGAGGGGTCCATCGTGCGGTCGGTGAGGCACTCGTCACACCACTCCGGGTAGCGGGCGACGGCACAATGACGCGCATGAGCATCACTGAAGGCGTCCCCACCCACCTGTTCACCGCGATCGACCACGTCGGCATCGCGGTCCCCGACCTCGACGAGGCGATCGCGTTCTACCGCGACAACTTCGGCATGCACGTCGCGCACGAAGAGACCAACGAGGAGCAGGGCGTGCGCGAGGCGATGGTCGCCGTCGGCGACACCGACTCCAAGATCCAACTGCTCGCCCCGCTCAACGCCGAGTCGACCATCGCGAAGTTCATCGACCGCAGCGGCCCGGGCCTGCAGCAGCTCGCCTACCGGGTCACCGATCTCGACCAGGTCTCCGCGATCCTGCGCGAGCGCGGACTGCGCCTGCTCTACCCCGAGGCCCGGCGCGGTACGGCGAACAGCCGGATCAACTTCGTGCACCCCAAGGACGCCGGCGGTGTCCTGGTCGAGCTGGTCGAGCCGGCAGCCGACGGTCACTGATCCTCAGCACCCGCCGTCAGCCGGGCTCAGGCCCAGCGGGTCTTCCCGTCGCATCTGACGAATGGGCTGCCGCCGAGGCCATTTCACAGCCCATTCGTCAGATGCGACGTCACGGTCGTCGTACGGCAGCAGCCTCATGGGGTCGCGAAGGCGCCGACGGGCAGTCCCGCAGCGTCCAGCGCGGCCCGCACCGCGGCGGCCAGCGCCGGTGCACCGGGCGAGTCGCCGTGGACGCACAGCGAGCGCACGTCGCCCGACCGGGCCAGCTCGACCGCCTGGGCGGCGACCGCGACCGGGTCGGTCAGCACCGCGCCTGGCGCAGAGCGCGGCACCAGTCCCCCGTCGGGCAGGTAGGCGCGGTCGGCGAAGCCCTCGCCGACCGCCTCCAGACCGGCCTCGGCCACGGCCGCCAGGAAGGCCGAGCCGGCGAGGCCGAGGACCGGCAGGCCGCCGTACGCGCGAACCGCGTCGATGACGGCGAGAGCCTGCTCCGGGTGACGCGAGACCGCGTGGTAGAGCGCGCCGTGCGGCTTGACGTAGGACAGCCGGCCGCCGGCCGCGCGGGCGATGCCGTCGAGGGCGCCGAGCTGGTAGAGCACGTCGGCGGCCAGCTCGTCGGTCGGTACGTCGACGAAGCGGCGCCCGAAGCCGGCCAGGTCGCGATAGCCCACCTGGGCGCCGATCGACACGCCGAGGGACACCGCGAGGTCGCACGTACGGCGCAGCGTCAGCGGGTCCCCGGCATGGAAGCCACACGCCACGTTGGCGCTGGTCAGGTGCGGCAGCAGCGCGTCGTCGTCGCCGAGCTGCCAGCGCCCGAAGGACTCGCCGACGTCCGCGTTGAGGTCGACCACCCCGATCGGGCCGTCCGGCGTGGACGCCGAACCCGGATGCAACGTCATGGCCCTATCGTGGCCCATCGATGCGCCGCCGAGCCCAGGACGGTGCAGCCGCCCGCGGCACTGGTCCGATGAGACGAGTGTCACGAACCCGTCACCGAGCGGTTACCGACGGGTATCTTCGCGGCGGCCGTATTGCCACCCAGCCCATCTGGGCCCATCTGGCTCGCAACGAATCCCAGGGAGACGACGACCGTGCAGCACATCCTCGACGCCATCCAGGCGGAGTCCTCCGCGGAGGACTTCGCCAACCTCGACCTTCCCGAGTCCTACCGGGCCGTCACGGTCCACAAGGACGAGGTCGACATGTTCGAGGGCATCGACTCTCGCGACAAGGACCCCCGCAAGTCCCTCCACGTCGACCAGGTCGCCCTCCCCGAGCTCGGGCCGGGCGAGGCGTTCGTGGCGGTCATGGCCTCCGCGATCAACTACAACACCGTGTGGACCTCGATCTTCGAGCCGGTCTCCACCTTCGGCTTCCTGGAGCGCTACGGACGTGAGTCCGACCTCGGCGCGCGGCACAACCTGCCCTACCACATCGTCGGCTCCGACCTGTCCGGCGTCGTGCTGGCCGTCGGCGCGGGCGTCACCAA
The genomic region above belongs to Nocardioides sp. QY071 and contains:
- the mce gene encoding methylmalonyl-CoA epimerase, yielding MSITEGVPTHLFTAIDHVGIAVPDLDEAIAFYRDNFGMHVAHEETNEEQGVREAMVAVGDTDSKIQLLAPLNAESTIAKFIDRSGPGLQQLAYRVTDLDQVSAILRERGLRLLYPEARRGTANSRINFVHPKDAGGVLVELVEPAADGH
- a CDS encoding 5-oxoprolinase subunit PxpA, whose product is MGVVDLNADVGESFGRWQLGDDDALLPHLTSANVACGFHAGDPLTLRRTCDLAVSLGVSIGAQVGYRDLAGFGRRFVDVPTDELAADVLYQLGALDGIARAAGGRLSYVKPHGALYHAVSRHPEQALAVIDAVRAYGGLPVLGLAGSAFLAAVAEAGLEAVGEGFADRAYLPDGGLVPRSAPGAVLTDPVAVAAQAVELARSGDVRSLCVHGDSPGAPALAAAVRAALDAAGLPVGAFATP